The following DNA comes from Cryptosporangium minutisporangium.
CGCCAGGTAGAGGGCGTGCCGATCCGCGAAACCTAACGGTTTGCTGTGAACCGCGTCATCCGTGGCGCCGTATGGGACATCGGGGTCGGTGAACTCTTCTCGACCGGCGACCGCTGAGGTCGCGCGGCGGCGAGGAGTCCACTTCGTGTCACAGCGCTCGGCGGAGGATGACTCAGTTGCAGAAGAGATGGACGATCGGCGCCGTCATCGGCGTCGCCGCGGCCGCAATCACCGGAACGACGCTGGTCGGCGTGTCGTCCGCGAGTGACCAGCAGGTGGCGGGCTCGTCGCCGGGGCGGATCGTCTGCCCGGACGTGCGCGGGCAGCTGCCCGCGATCCCGGCGCGCGCCGCCGCCGAGGTCGACCGGAACCTCGCGCAGCTCCAGACGCAGATCGACGAGGCGAACAAGCGGCTCGCCACCTCGGCCGGCGAGGGGGGTCGCAACTTCGTCCAGAACGCGATCCTCGGGCCGCTGAAGGACAAGCGGACCGCGACCGTCGACCGGATCGTGATCTCGATCGGACGCGCGGCGCCCCGCCCGAACCTGGACGTCGCCGCGCTGGCCACCTGCCGCGTCGAGGGCGCCGGGAACACCGCCCAGCCGAGCACGGCGGCCCCCACGACGGCCGCACCCGCGACGGCGGCGCCCAGCGCGTCCGCGTCGAACCACGGGCACGTGCAGCGGGGGCCGGTCCCCGCGGACTTCGTCTCGATCCGGAAGGTCCGGCCGACCCGCAGCACGCTGGCCCGGACGACCCGCCGCGGCTCGGGCGGCACGTTCACGGCGCGCTGCGGCAACAACGAGCGCGGCCACTTCAACTCCGACAACGTCATCGTCGCGCCCGGCGTCGGCAACGGCGCGCACCACCTGCACGACTACGTCGGCAACACCACGACGTCCGCGGCCTCCACGGACCAGAGCCTCGCCGCCGGGCGGACCACCTGCCGGGATCGCGGCGACCGGTCCACGTACTACTGGCCGGTCGTCCGGGACATCACCAAGACCAAGAAGCAGAAGCGGGTCCCGGGCGAGCTCGACGCCGACCTCAACGTCGGCAAGGTGCTGCGGCCCCGCGTCACGATCACCTACTCGGGCAACCCGTTCGCGAAGGTCGCGCCGATGCCGCGCTTCCTGCGCGTGCTCACCGGGGACGCCAAGGCGTTCACCAACGGCGGCGCCAACCAGCGCGCGAAGTTCACCTGCCGGGGCTTCACGAACCGGATCAGCACCGACAAGTACACGCTCTGCCCGGACGGCCGCGGCTTCACCCGGATCTCGGAATTCCCGAGCTGCTGGGACGGGAAGAGCACGGACAGCGCCAACCACCGCACGCACATCGTCTTCCCGGACGCGGCGGGCAAGTGCCCGCGGGGCACGGTCGCGGTGCCGAAGCTGACGATCACGCTCACCTACGACGTCCCGCGCGGCCCGTCGTTCGCGATCGACGGCTTCCCCGAGCAGCTGCACAAGCCGATCAACGACCACAACGACTTCATCAACGTGATGTCCCCCACGTCGATGAAGCGAGTCGTGAACTGCATCAACACCGGCCGACGCTGCTGATCGGTCCTGCGGTGGGCGGATTCCACTCCGATTCGCCCACCGCCGGGGCCACCGCGTGGTCGACTCGGTCCGGGCGTCCGACGAGGGCCGCCGGAGAGGAACCCCGACGTGGCGTACGAACTGGACTTGAAGGACCGCCGGGCGCTGATCACCGGCGCCGGGCAGGGCGTCGGCCGCGGCATCGCCCACGGTTTCGCGGCGGCGGGCGCCGAGGTGATCGTCAACGACCTCCGCACCGAGCGGGCGCAGGAGGTCGTCGACGAGATCCGGGACGCCGGCGGGGCCGCGACCGCCTCGGCGTTCGACGTCACCGACTACGCGGCCGTCACCGCGGCGGTCGAGGCGCTGGGCGGCGTGGACATCTTGATCAACAACGCCGGCAACGCGGGCGTACAGGGCTTCGCGGGCCTCGGCCGGTTCGTCGAGACCACCCCCGCCGACTGGGAGCCGTTCCTCCGGGTCAACCTCTACGGCGTCCTGCACTGCGCCCATGCGGTGCTGCCGGGCATGATCGCCAAGGGCTGGGGCCGGATCGTGACGATCAGCTCCGACTCCGCCCGCACCGGTGAGGCGAACATGGCGGCTTACGCGGCAGCGAAGGCGGGTGCCGCCGGGCTCACCCGCTCGCTCGCGGTGGAGACCGGGCGGTACGGGATCACCGTCAACACGATCGCGCTCGGGACGATGCGCACCGAGGCCACCGAGGGGCTCTGGTCCGACCCGGAGAACCCGATGGCGAAGTCCCTGCTGAAGCGGTACGCGGTGCGCCGCCCCGGGCTGCCGGAGGACGCCGCCGCGCTGGCCGTCTTCCTGGCCGGGCCGCAGGCATCTTGGATCACCGGACAGACCTACCCGGTCAACGGCGGGATCTCCTTCGCGCAGTGAGCTGGGTGCCCGGCGCCGCCGGGCTCCTCACCAGGCGACCGAGAAGTACTGGGTCTCGCAGAACTCCTCCAGGCCGGCGCGGGCGCCCTCGCGTCCGATCCCGGATTGCTTCACGCCGCCGAACGGCGCGGCCGGGTCCGACACCAAGCCCCGGTTGACGCCGACCATGCCGGCCTCGATCCGCTCGGCGAGGTGCAGGGCGCGGCCGAGGTCACCGGCGTAGACGTAGGCGGCCAGGCCCATCTCGGTGTCGTTCACCCACCGCAGCAGCTCCTCCTCGTCGGTCCACGCGACGATCGGCGCGACCGGGCCGAAGATCTCCTCGTCGAGGATCGCGGCGTCGACGGGCACGTCGGCCAGCACGGTCGGGGCGACGAACCACCCCTTCGACTCCGGCACCGCGGCGGTCGCCGCGACCCGGGCACCGGCCGCGACGGCGTCCTGCACCAGCGCGGTGACCCGGTCGACGGCCGCGCCCGAGATCAGCGGCCCGATCTCCGCCCCGCCGTCGGCCGGTCCCACGGTCAGCGCCTCGACCCGCGCGCCGAACCGGGCGGTGAACTCACTCACGACGTCGGCGTGCACGTAGAACCGGTTCGCCGCGGTGCAGGCCTGGCCACCGCCGCGGAACTTCGCGACCAGCGCGCCCTCGACCGCCGCGTCGAGGTCGGCGTCCGCGGTGACGACGAACGGCTCGTTGCCGCCGAGCTCCATCGACGTCTTGACGACCCGGTCGGCGGCCTGCCGGAGCAGCAGCTGCCCGACTCGCGTGGAGCCGGTGAACGAGATCTTGCGGACTCGGGGGTCGGCCAGCCAGGTGCCGACGATCGCCCCGGCGTCGGTGGAGGGCACGAGGTTCACCACGCCGGCCGGCACCCCGGCCTCGGCGAGCAAGCGCACCACGGCGATCGCGGTCAGCGGCGTCTCCGCCGCCGGCTTGAGCACGACCGTGCATCCGGCGGCGAGCGCCGGAGCGATCTTCCGCGTCGCCATCGCCGCCGGGAAGTTCCACGGGGTGACGAGGGCGGCGACGCCGACCGGCCGATGCGTGACGAGCGTCCGAGTGCCACCCGCGGGCGACGAGCCGTAGTCGCCGCCGGTGCGGACCGCTTCCTCGGCGAACCACCGGAAGAACTCGGCCGCGTAGACCACCTCACCGCGGGCGTCCGCGAGCGACTTCCCGTTCTCCACCGTGATCAGCGCGGCCAGATCGTCGGCGTCGCGCAGCATCAGCGCGTGGGCCCGGTGCAGGATCTCCGACCGGGCACGCGGTGCGAGCGCCCGCCAGCCGTCGAACGCGGCGTGCGCGGCGTCGACCGCCGCCGTCGCGTCCCGGGTGTCGGCGTCGGCGACCGCGGCCACGACCCGCCGGTGGGCGGGGTCCTCGACGTCGAACAGGCCGGCACCGCCCCGACGGTGTTCACCGCCGATGATCAGGCCGCGGGTCGGGTCGAGCGCTTCGATCAGTCCGGTCCTCATGCTTCCAGCGTCGCCCCGTCCGCCTATGCTGTCCAATACCTGTTCGTCATCCTTTCGATGCCTGCGAGGCATAGGTGGAGCTGCGCACCGTCGGGTACTTCGTCGCGGTCGCCGACGCCGGCACGGTGAGCGCCGCGGCCGAGGCCGTGCGGGTGACCCAGCCCGCGCTCTCCCGCCAGCTGCGCGGCCTCGAGCGCGACCTCGGCGTCGACCTGTTCGAGCGGGTCCAGGGCCGGTTGCGGCTCTCCCCCGCCGGGCGGGCGCTGCTCCCGCACGCCCGAGACCTGCTGGAGCGCGCCGAGGCGCTGCGCGCCGCCGCCGACCTGCACGCGCGCGGGCGGCTCACGCACGTCACGATCGCCGCGCCGACGACCACGCTGACCGACGTCGTCTCGCCGTTCCTCGCGACGCTCGCGCCGGACGACCCGGTGCCCGCCGTCTTCGCCTCCGACGGCCTCAGCGCCGACGAAGCACGGCGGCGCGGCGCGGATCTGGTGTTCACCGCCGGCCGGACGCAGCCGCCGCTGATCTCCCGTGCGCTGCCCCCGCTGTCGGTCTGGGCGTACGTTCCGCGTGGCCACCGGTGGGCCACCGCGTCGTCGGTGACGCTCGCCGACCTCGCCGACGCCGAGCTGGTCGTCCTGCCGGCGGGGCATCCGGCGCGCCTGGCGTTCGACGCCGCCGCGGTGACCGCGGGGGTCGCGCTGCCGGTCGCCGTCGAGGCGAGCAACGGCACCGTCGCCCAGGCGCTGGCCGCGGCCGGGCGCGGCGTGGCGGTCGTCTCCGACGATCCACGCTTCGACCTGGTCGGGTTGGCGGTGCTCGCGGGCGGGGGCGAGCCGGTCAGCGTGCGCCTCTCCTGCGCCTGGGACGCCCGGCATCCGGCCGCCGCACTCCTCGCCGACCTCGCGGCCCGGATCGAGCGGTACGTCGTGGCCACCTACGGTCCGGGCTACCCTGACCCCGCTTACGGGGAGGCGCAGTGGGACTGACTTACGCCGACGCGGTGCTGTTGCTCGGTGGCCGCCAGAACAAGATCGTGTCCGCACTGGACACGCTGACCGGAGGCGCCCTGCTCGCGGCGTCGGCCGGCGGCTCGGCGCTCGCGCTCAGCCTGTTCGACGCGAAGGGTGAGCTGGCGCGGCTCAGCCACTCGCTGGTCAACGGCTTGAGCGAGCGGATCCGCGGGCTCGGCCGGTTCGAGCGGAGCGAGCGGCTCGCCGCGGCACACGCGATCGTCGTCCTCACCGCGTACTTCGAGGAGCTGGCCGCCGCACCGCTGCCCTTCGCGCCGGAGCAGCTCCGGCTGTCCGCCGCCGACCAGACGCGCCTGGCCGGCCACCCGAGCGGCGGAGACGGGCTTCGCCCGGTGACCGCGGCACTGTTGCGAGCGGACGTTCCGCTCCCCGGCCCGGACCAGCCCTACGAGGCCATGGTGAGTACCCTCCGGGCGTACTACGAAACCCTGTCCAGGGCCGTCATCGACCTACTGAACGGACTGGCCGTCTGGGACGACCTGACCGAAACCGAGCGCGAGACGTGCGCCTCTACGCTCCGGCGGGCGCTGCCGCCCGGCGCCGTGGCCCGGTACGAGGAGCTGGTGCGCCGGCTGGCGCTGGAGTGCCCGGAGGTCGGTCTCTGGCTGAACCTCGTCGATCACCAAGCAACCCGTGCGGTCGTGCGCCAGGGATTCGACCAGCTGGAGCAGACCCTTGCCGCGCTGGCGTCCGGCCGGCTGCCGGACGATCGGCGGCACGCGCTGACCCGTGCGTACCGCGCCGACCTCGACCGCTCGATCGCGTCCACCGGTGACATCCCGGATGGCCTTCGGCTGCCCTCGCTGCACGCCGGGTACATCACCCCGCGGTTCTGCGTCGCCCGCGGCGGGCGCGGGGCGCGGTTCGCGGAGGAGTCCTGGTGGGACGACGTACCGGTCCGCGACGACCTCGAGGACTTCCTGGCCGGCTACCTGACCACCCCGCAGGCGACCGAGGCTCCGCTCCTGGTCCTCGGCCAGCCCGGGTCCGGGAAGTCGGTCCTGACCCGGGTGCTGGCCGGAACGCTTCCGCCGGGCGAGTTCCTCGTGGTCCGGGTGGTGCTGCGCGACGTCCCCGCCGACGCCGACCTGCAGACCCAGATCGAGGACGCCGTCCGCACCGTTACCGGCGAGGAGCTGACGTGGCCTGCGCTCGCTCGCAGCGGCGGGGGTGCGCTCGGCGTCGTCATCCTCGACGGCTTCGACGAGCTGCTGCAAGCCACCGGCGTCAGCCAGACCGACTACCTGCAGCGGGTGGCCGCCTT
Coding sequences within:
- a CDS encoding SDR family NAD(P)-dependent oxidoreductase, whose translation is MAYELDLKDRRALITGAGQGVGRGIAHGFAAAGAEVIVNDLRTERAQEVVDEIRDAGGAATASAFDVTDYAAVTAAVEALGGVDILINNAGNAGVQGFAGLGRFVETTPADWEPFLRVNLYGVLHCAHAVLPGMIAKGWGRIVTISSDSARTGEANMAAYAAAKAGAAGLTRSLAVETGRYGITVNTIALGTMRTEATEGLWSDPENPMAKSLLKRYAVRRPGLPEDAAALAVFLAGPQASWITGQTYPVNGGISFAQ
- a CDS encoding NAD-dependent succinate-semialdehyde dehydrogenase, which encodes MRTGLIEALDPTRGLIIGGEHRRGGAGLFDVEDPAHRRVVAAVADADTRDATAAVDAAHAAFDGWRALAPRARSEILHRAHALMLRDADDLAALITVENGKSLADARGEVVYAAEFFRWFAEEAVRTGGDYGSSPAGGTRTLVTHRPVGVAALVTPWNFPAAMATRKIAPALAAGCTVVLKPAAETPLTAIAVVRLLAEAGVPAGVVNLVPSTDAGAIVGTWLADPRVRKISFTGSTRVGQLLLRQAADRVVKTSMELGGNEPFVVTADADLDAAVEGALVAKFRGGGQACTAANRFYVHADVVSEFTARFGARVEALTVGPADGGAEIGPLISGAAVDRVTALVQDAVAAGARVAATAAVPESKGWFVAPTVLADVPVDAAILDEEIFGPVAPIVAWTDEEELLRWVNDTEMGLAAYVYAGDLGRALHLAERIEAGMVGVNRGLVSDPAAPFGGVKQSGIGREGARAGLEEFCETQYFSVAW
- a CDS encoding LysR family transcriptional regulator yields the protein MELRTVGYFVAVADAGTVSAAAEAVRVTQPALSRQLRGLERDLGVDLFERVQGRLRLSPAGRALLPHARDLLERAEALRAAADLHARGRLTHVTIAAPTTTLTDVVSPFLATLAPDDPVPAVFASDGLSADEARRRGADLVFTAGRTQPPLISRALPPLSVWAYVPRGHRWATASSVTLADLADAELVVLPAGHPARLAFDAAAVTAGVALPVAVEASNGTVAQALAAAGRGVAVVSDDPRFDLVGLAVLAGGGEPVSVRLSCAWDARHPAAALLADLAARIERYVVATYGPGYPDPAYGEAQWD
- a CDS encoding DUF1996 domain-containing protein encodes the protein MTQLQKRWTIGAVIGVAAAAITGTTLVGVSSASDQQVAGSSPGRIVCPDVRGQLPAIPARAAAEVDRNLAQLQTQIDEANKRLATSAGEGGRNFVQNAILGPLKDKRTATVDRIVISIGRAAPRPNLDVAALATCRVEGAGNTAQPSTAAPTTAAPATAAPSASASNHGHVQRGPVPADFVSIRKVRPTRSTLARTTRRGSGGTFTARCGNNERGHFNSDNVIVAPGVGNGAHHLHDYVGNTTTSAASTDQSLAAGRTTCRDRGDRSTYYWPVVRDITKTKKQKRVPGELDADLNVGKVLRPRVTITYSGNPFAKVAPMPRFLRVLTGDAKAFTNGGANQRAKFTCRGFTNRISTDKYTLCPDGRGFTRISEFPSCWDGKSTDSANHRTHIVFPDAAGKCPRGTVAVPKLTITLTYDVPRGPSFAIDGFPEQLHKPINDHNDFINVMSPTSMKRVVNCINTGRRC